The following are encoded in a window of Diorhabda sublineata isolate icDioSubl1.1 chromosome 3, icDioSubl1.1, whole genome shotgun sequence genomic DNA:
- the LOC130442135 gene encoding uncharacterized protein LOC130442135: MERIEINTDYDSNSSSSTIIDEANSSIVNVNFRGSFNGVSKNIYDLSEFEETSEICEKSYINNETCSELLKGLSQKYSPVATSISSQANSNPIIVLSDSSSNEGTYSEDILNGNEIFENQQNNFMSDDNNDELQNKSYSKTQRLVNKCIAQEKDIKTDNGINKIKNGLKRTINYNENDIEEDVRRKGDKKKQKDQKLSKEKQRDIKKSSNPEKLLEDIIVNIDESTFNNVEYGSTIIQQLENCGVAYRKHSSLIGVISWSRKIYSTDNSIPEVTEQKETHYLIILLPHQFGSLLQLILNIKEHTNFHHLTVLIYSLNKPTFSQEEEMIQLDINFPIFWQYVPTKEDLASFVFMATKSVAQIPYKKQQEEKYKLQSEYFNDANKDVVKVDRKGNGLSRLWCQMLTMFPLARLETAEAIMAEYPTMSSFFQAYKDCADTGEVLIQNLPIRRALGPTATVKKLGPELSRKCYRHFTSEENIFL, translated from the exons ATGGAAAGAATCGAGATTAACACAGATTACGACAGTAACAGTAGCTCCAGCACAATAATTGACGAAGCTAACAGTTCAATTGTCAATGTTAATTTTAGAGGCTCATTTAATGGGGTTAGTAAGAACATTTATGATTTAAGCGAATTTGAAGAGACTTcagaaatttgtgaaaaatccTATATAAACAATGAAACTTGTAGTGAACTTTTAAAAGGACTCTCTCAAAAATATTCTCCTGTTGCAACCTCTATTTCATCTCAAGCAAATTCAAATCCAATTATAGTTTTATCTGATTCTTCTTCAAACGAGGGTACATATAGCGaagatattttaaatggaaatgaaatatttgaaaatcaacaaaataacTTCATGTCCGATGATAATAACGatgaattacaaaataaatcttATTCAAAAACCCAAAGATTGGTCAACAAATGCATTGCtcaagaaaaagatataaaaactgACAATGggattaataaaattaaaaatgg TCTCAAAAGAACTATAAACTACAATGAGAATGATATTGAAGAAGATGTAAGAAGAAAGGGTGACAAAAAGAAGCAGAAAGATCAAAAATTGTctaaagaaaaacaaagagaCATTAAAAAATCAAGTAATCCTGAAAAATTACTAGAA GATATTATAGTTAATATAGATGAATCAACATTTAATAATGTTGAATATGGAAGTACCATTATACAACAATTGGAAAATTGTGGAGTTGCATACAGAAAACATTCTTCACTAATTGGTGTAATTTCATGGAGTAGAAAGATTTATTCAACTGATAATTCA ataCCTGAAGTTACTGAACAGAAAGAGAcacattatttaattattttattgccACACCAATTTGGTTCTCTTCTTCAGTTAATACTAAACATCAAAGAACATACTAATTTTCATCATCTAACTGTACTTATATATAGTCTGAATAAACCAACTTTTTCTCAAGAAGAAGAGATGATCCAATTGGatattaattttccaattttctggCAGTATGTTCCGACAAAAGAAGATTTAGCTTCCTTTGTATTTATGGCAACAAAGTCTGTAGCTCAAATTCCTTATAA aaaacaacaagaagaaaaatataagcTTCAAAGTGAATATTTTAACGATGCCAATAAAGATGTTGTTAAAGTTGATAGAAAAGGCAATGGATTAAGTCGACTTTGGTGTCAGATGTTAACAATGTTTCCTTTAGCTCGATTAGAAACAGCTGAAGCTATAATGGCTGAGTATCCTACTATGTCTTCATTTTTTCAG gCTTATAAAGACTGCGCGGATACAGGTGAAGTGCTTATTCAAAATTTACCTATTAGGAGAGCACTGGGTCCGACTGCAACTGTTAAAAAACTTGGCCCAGAACTCAGTCGCAAGTGTTACCGTCATTTTACCTcggaagaaaatatatttttataa
- the LOC130441372 gene encoding uncharacterized protein LOC130441372 produces MIGLWNALLFFTLIKAKLIHGKLSGDHICVTEKTFLVNSTEFYIKNLTIRQYKWCFNYPPRCSFYTINKVNASRVIEKNETRSVEECCPGFIEYQNECVTPCINCNHGICENGTCTCLTGFKGEHCDQECSFNEWGPNCSKACDCNNNSCDYMTGLCITNSTNMITTEESPVTDVQNNIPQVTQVVTKFNEIAEVKTTKFTPNEAVTSVYSLTNDPKIVIDKNEFTSPTTESIFNTNLTNGIKLNGTLSIDAANLKNTTKHSSKQMNQLLEKQFPAENIFPIKTFPNGTIATKVGLLIPVEIQYGKLQTASSNETRLFGNEEYLNRHVPSNDYPSKDVILFTIAIIAVFVGVLAILSINIMKKRKLNQTLQHENNQVAVFSTSIFHSPLPAVREYEYDHPVSSAASVFKPIELKDHQNIEQSSEPIYDEIPYKEFEQSSKDTNSAIYVNTLGRTKL; encoded by the exons ATG ATTGGATTGTGGAacgctttattattttttactctaATAAAAGCGAAGTTGATCCACGGAAAATTGAGTGGAGATCATATATGCGTTACAGAAAAAAC GTTTTTAGTTAATTCGAcagaattttatataaaaaacctGACAATTAGACAATACAAATGGTGCTTTAATTATCCACCTAGATGTTCATTTTATACCATCAACAAAGTAAACGCTTCTAGAGTtatt GAAAAGAATGAAACACGCTCCGTAGAAGAATGTTGTCCAGGTTTTAtcgaatatcaaaatgaatgtGTAACTCCATGTATAAACTGTAATCATGGTATTTGCGAAAATGGTACTTGTACTTGTCTAACCGGTTTCAAAGGAGAACATTGTGACCAAG AGTGCAGTTTCAATGAATGGGGTCCAAATTGTTCAAAAGCGTGCGattgtaataataattcatGTGATTATATGACAGGGTTATGTATAACAAATAGTACAAATATGATTACGACTGAAGAATCTCCAGTTACGGATGTTCAAAATAATATACCACAAGTTACACAGGTCGTGACTAAGTTCAACGAAATAGCAGAAGTAAAAACTACCAAATTCACCCCAAATGAGGCAGTAACTTCGGTCTACAGTTTAACAAATGATCCTAAAATTGTAATAGATAAGAACGAGTTTACATCTCCAACTacagaatcaatatttaatacGAACCTCACAAATGGAATAAAACTGAATGGTACATTAAGTATCGATGctgcaaatttgaaaaatacaacgAAACATTCAAGTAAACAGATGAATCAATTACTTGAGAAACAATTTCCCGCGGAAAATATATTTCCCATAAAAACTTTTCCGAATGGTACAATAGCGACGAAAGTAGGTTTGCTTATTCCAGTTGAAATACAGTATGGTAAACTTCAAACGGCCTCATCTAACGAAACGAGATTGTTCGGCAACGAAGAGTATTTGAACAGACACGTTCCTTCGAATGATTATCCTTCTAAAGATGTAATTTTATTCACGATTGCAATTATTGCGGTTTTCGTTGGGGTGCTTGCTATTCTGTCtattaatattatgaaaaaaagaaaactcaatCAGACTCTTCAACACGAAAATAATCAAGTTGCGGTTTTTTCGACGAGTATTTTCCACTCGCCGTTACCAG CTGTGAGAGAATATGAATACGATCATCCTGTGTCAAGTGCAGCATCAGTATTTAAACCTATTGAATTAAAAGATCACCAAAACATCGAACAAAGCTCGGAACCAATATACGATGAAATACCGTACAAAGAATTTGAGCAAAGCTCTAAGGACACTAATTCCGCTATATATGTTAATACACTTGGACGgacaaaattgtaa